In one window of Hevea brasiliensis isolate MT/VB/25A 57/8 chromosome 10, ASM3005281v1, whole genome shotgun sequence DNA:
- the LOC110646234 gene encoding GTP cyclohydrolase 1, with protein MGALDEGHFNAELENGVKFDCLELGFEEKPETLAIENAVTVLLQGLGEDINREGLKKTPLRVAKALLHGTRGYNQKAKDIVHSALFPEAGLDNAVGHAGGAGGIVIVRDLDLFSYCESCLLPFQVKCHVGYVPSGQRVVGLSKLSRVADVFARRLQDPQRMADEICSSLHHGIKPAGVAIILQCLHIHFPNLESLLLDSNHQGWVKALVQSGYGVFENKNADIWCDFLSLLKFRGINVDKTQMDSMEQCWCPLQSSLSAKIGPPNPGMVTAVVSILRSLGEDPLRKELVGTPSCFVKWLMNFQNTKLEMKLNGFGCGKTDTLKANGDISHNKEHIHSELNLSFWSQCEHHLLPFYGVVHIGYFRAEGFNPIGKSFLQSIVHFYGFKLQVQERLTRQIAETVASFLVGDVMVVVEANHTCMISRGIEKFGSNTATIAVLGRFSTDPVARTKFLQSIPSTTASGGL; from the exons ATGGGTGCCTTGGATGAGGGGCATTTCAATGCGGAGCTTGAGAATGGAGTGAAATTCGATTGCCTTGAGCTGGGATTTGAGGAAAAACCAGAGACTTTAGCTATTGAGAATGCTGTGACAGTTCTATTGCAAGGTCTCGGCGAGGATATTAATAGAGAAGGTCTCAAAAAGACCCCACTTCGTGTTGCCAAGGCCCTTCTCCATGGAACCAGAG GTTATAATCAGAAAGCAAAGGACATTGTTCACAGTGCATTATTCCCTGAAGCTGGTTTGGATAATGCAGTAGGTCATGCCGGAGGAGCTGGTGGGATTGTGATTGTTCGAGATCTTGACCTTTTCTCATATTGTGAGTCTTGCTTGCTTCCCTTTCAGGTTAAATGTCATGTAGGTTATGTCCCATCTGGTCAGAGGGTTGTAGGATTAAGCAAGCTATCTAGAGTTGCTGATGTCTTTGCAAGACGGCTCCAGGATCCACAGCGTATGGCAGATGAAATTTGCTCCTCACTGCACCACGGGATCAAGCCGGCAGGTGTTGCCATCATACTCCAATGTTTACACATCCATTTCCCAAATTTAGAGTCACTCTTGCTTGACTCCAATCACCAAGGATGGGTAAAGGCACTGGTCCAATCAGGTTATGGTGTTTTCGAAAATAAAAATGCTGATATTTGGTGTGATTTTTTGAGTCTTCTGAAGTTCAGAGGTATAAATGTGGATAAAACTCAGATGGACTCTATGGAGCAATGTTGGTGTCCATTACAATCTTCTTTGAGTGCTAAAATTGGACCACCCAACCCAGGAATGGTTACTGCAGTGGTGTCAATCCTCAGATCTTTAGGAGAAGACCCATTGAGGAAAGAGCTTGTTGGAACTCCTAGCTGCTTTGTGAAGTGGTTGATGAACTTCCAGAATACAAAACTGGAGATGAAGTTGAATGGCTTTGGCTGTGGCAAGACAGATACCCTTAAAGCCAATGGGGACATCAGCCATAACAAAGAACATATACATTCTGAGTTGAACTTGTCATTCTGGTCTCAGTGCGAGCATCATTTGCTACCCTTTTATGGTGTTGTGCATATTGGTTACTTCCGTGCTGAGGGATTCAACCCCATTGGAAAATCTTTTCTACAGTCAATAGTCCATTTTTATGGTTTCAAGCTCCAAGTGCAGGAAAGGCTTACCAGGCAGATTGCAGAGACCGTTGCATCATTTTTAGTTGGAGATGTGATGGTAGTTGTGGAGGCTAACCATACTTGTATGATTTCTAGAGGTATTGAGAAGTTCGGAAGTAATACAGCTACAATTGCAGTACTCGGTCGATTTTCAACAGATCCTGTTGCAAGGACCAAGTTTTTGCAGAGCATTCCAAGTACTACTGCTTCTGGGGGGTTATGA
- the LOC110646225 gene encoding uncharacterized protein LOC110646225 → MSRCFPFPPPGYEKKARIEDTELLKKEKHKEKKHKKDKKEKEKREGKEKRNKDRSKEKHREKKDRKEKRKDKDKDKDRDKEKNQTSDEKRVEVQPSFYNGQKFGSNSLQSSEIKDSLYVQELARRIKDEDRASGSQMFQKVVATDQRRGEVQGMVVEGSIGNQSEEKEKVKIRNEDHKKINGQRNHFDTRGLGKAFHQNYSGVGQERVEGIVKLVEKKDAEKQMEGKEKGMHKESDGKGDKHKSRDREKNRKSKDKYRHKEEKEEKAKEITEPIKEKPQLKENVSKLKEGSKDSIDLRNIKSSETLKLTNASPSAEGNLGKRKELGKNGYLLDNGSRPNKFPRPLSSFPAVENGKKLEQCQATIQTSEKPELAKNHKVEIKEQKLNGLIAAQQPNICSTKPSSVGMPANENGETSSKPHPDTKYLSQILSIAEMEEWPDVDDQKWLFSSNHLQSKRPSSSSTVVDGTQQVWAEALRIESLDISAMPYVIPY, encoded by the exons GAGAAGCACAAGGAGAAAAAGCATAAAAAggacaagaaggagaaagaaaagagagagggTAAAGAGAAAAGGAATAAAGAtagaagtaaagaaaaacatagaGAAAAGAAAGACCGAAAAGAGAAGCGCAAAGACAAGGACAAGGACAAGGACAGAGATAAGGAGAAAAACCAGACTTCAGATGAGAAGAGAGTTGAAGTGCAACCAAGCTTCTATAATGGACAAAAGTTTGGTTCAAACAGCCTGCAGAGTAGTGAGATCAAGGATTCTTTATACGTGCAGGAATTGGCCAGAAGAATCAAGGATGAAGATAGGGCATCAGGAAGCCAAATGTTTCAGAAGGTTGTTGCTACAGATCAAAGAAGAGGTGAGGTACAGGGAATGGTGGTGGAGGGAAGTATTGGCAATCAATCTGAGGAAAAAGAGAAGGTTAAGATTAGGAATGAAGATCATAAGAAAATCAATGGACAAAGAAATCATTTTGACACCAGAGGTTTGGGAAAGGCATTTCATCAAAACTACTCTGGCGTGGGCCAAGAAAGAGTTGAAGGAATTGTCAAGTTGGTGGAGAAGAAGGATGCTGAGAAGCAGATGGAGGGGAAAGAGAAGGGCATGCACAAGGAAAGTGATGGTAAGGGTGATAAACACAAAAGTAGAGACCGAGAGAAGAATAGAAAATCAAAGGATAAATACCGGCATAAGGAAGAGAAGGAGGAGAAAGCGAAAGAGATAACTGAACCAATTAAAGAGAAGCCTCAATTAAAAGAAAATGTGTCTAAACTAAAAGAGGGTAGTAAGGACTCAATAGATTTACGAAATATCAAATCATCAGAAACATTGAAGTTAACAAACGCAAGTCCTTCTGCTGAAGGAAATCTTGGAAAACGAAAGGAGCTTGGGAAAAATGGATATTTACTTG ACAATGGGAGTCGGCCTAATAAATTTCCGAGACCTTTGTCTTCTTTCCCAGCAGTTGAAAATGGAAAGAAATTGGAACAATGTCAAGCTACTATTCAGACATCTGAGAAGCCGGAGTTAGCTAAAAATCACAAAGTGGAAATCAAGGAACAGAAGCTTAATGGATTGATAGCTGCTCAACAGCCCAATATATGCTCAACAAAGCCTTCATCTGTTGGCATGCCAGCTAATGAGAATGGTGAAACATCTTCAAAACCACATCCCGACACGAAATATCTGAGTCAGATACTTTCTATAGCAGAAATGGAGGAGTGGCCTGATGTTGATGATCAGAAATGGCTGTTTAGCAGTAATCATTTGCAGTCAAAAAGGCCCAGCAGCAGTTCTACTGTGGTTGATGGGACACAGCAAGTATGGGCAGAAGCTCTTCGGATAGAGTCTTTGGACATTTCAGCAATGCCATATGTCATTCCTTACTGA